A part of Notolabrus celidotus isolate fNotCel1 chromosome 21, fNotCel1.pri, whole genome shotgun sequence genomic DNA contains:
- the def6c gene encoding differentially expressed in FDCP 6 isoform X2 encodes MPYLNKYILDKVKEGMFDKEKFDDLCWMMTRKKNFKGVPAGAPLSERDCFKLFCLFNLLSEDRYPLVMIPEELEYLLKKILTAMSQEWDEKPLEDLISQDASVRDEGMSVWSFLEHMIAGRLLRVTSAEAFSLALNEVFLEMYHNVLKRGYMWKKGHVRRNWTERWFVLKPASMAYYVSEVLKDKRGEIMLDKNCVVEPIPDREGKRCMFCVKTHNKTFEMSSSDQRQKVEWTQAIQTALRLLSEGKTSLHQELKLKRRVHREHSQRERSRSSRSSCSSRSSQSDDSNFQELEKMEKDKDRQDLEIESIIQHARELETRRREAEEKERRKQKEVQMELERQLKEAETLRDSMQAEMQEKDREAEQQKKRIHDLELTQRKLEAALHMEIQARLEEERARQELERVLLVEEEKKKQFKLLQEQQRSLKSLSTIQEAPDGITDKVTPSALHSASMELQDLRASRQRSHQRLEEVQERLRNASQHVRHWNVQLNRLMTPLSPGERLEHRLSSKFMCPKKEGALASNEFISKFKIRPNQNMQISEDDERLGEQLEAINLSDGTDDTQGKANGQM; translated from the exons ATGCCCTACCTCAACAAATACATACTGGACAAG GTCAAAGAGGGGATGTTCGATAAGGAGAAGTTTGACGACCTGTGCTGGATGATGACCAGGAAGAAGAATTTCAAGGGCGTACCAGCGGGGGCGCCGCTTTCTGAAAGAGACTGTTTCAAGCTCTTCTGCTTATTCAACCTCCTGTCTGAGGACCGCTACCCGCTGGTGATGATACCAGAGGAG CTAGAGTACCTCCTCAAGAAAATCTTGACAGCGATGAGCCAGGAGTGGGATGAGAAGCCCTTGGAGGACTTAATATCCCAGGATGCCTCAGTGCGGGACGAGGGCATGTCTGTGTGGAGCTTCCTGGAGCACATGATCGCAGGCCGGCTGCTGAGAGTCACCAGTGCCGAGGccttcagtctggctctgaatGAGGTTTTTCTGGAGATGTATCACAACGTCTTGAAGAGG GGTTATATGTGGAAAAAGGGGCATGTACGAAGGAACTGGACTGAACGCTGGTTTGTGCTGAAGCCTGCATCCATGGCTTACTATGTCAGTGAGGTCCTTAAAGACAAGAGAGGGGAGATCATGCTGGATAAGAACTGTGTGGTAGAG CCTATTCCTGACAGAGAGGGGAAACGCTGCATGTTCTGtgtgaaaacacacaataaaaccTTTGAGATGAGCTCCTCAGACCAGAGACAGAAGGTGGAGTGGACTCaag CTATACAGACCGCACTCCGTCTCCTGAGCGAAGGTAAAACCTCCCTACACCAAGAACTCAAACTGAAGAGGCGGGTCCACAGGGAACACAGCCAACGAGAGCGCTCCAGGAGCTCccgcagcagctgcagcagccgcagcagccaatcagacgaCTCGAATTTCCAAGAGCTGGAGAAGAtggagaaagacaaagacagacaggatCTGGAGATTGAAAGCATCATACAG CATGCACGTGAACTTGAAACCAGaagaagagaggcagaggagaaagagaggaggaaacagaaggAGGTGCAGATGGAGTTGGAGAGACAGCTGAAAGAGGCCGAGACG tTGAGAGACAGCATGCAGGCCGAGATGCAGGAGAAGGACAGAGAGGctgagcagcagaagaagaggatcCATGATTTGGAGCTGACGCAGCGGAAACTCGAAGCTGCTCTCCACATGGAGATCCAGGCtcggctggaggaggagagagcgagACAGGAGCTGGAgag GGTGTTGCtcgtggaggaggagaagaagaagcagttcAAGCTcctgcaggagcagcagagatccCTGAAGAGCCTCAGCACCATACAGGAGGCTCCGGACGGCATCACAGACAAGGTCACCCCCTCAGCACTTCACTCAGCCTCCATGGAACTTCAGGACCTGCGGGCATCACGCCAGAGGAGCCACCAGCGCCTGGAG GAAGTacaagagaggctgaggaatgCCAGTCAACATGTGCGGCACTGGAACGTCCAGCTGAACCGTCTGATGACACCCCTCTCTCCTGGAG aaCGTTTGGAACATCGCCTATCATCAAAATTCATGTGTCCCAAAAAGGAAGGAGCACTGGCGAGTAATGAGTTTATCTCTAAGTTCAAGATAAGACCCAATCAGAACATGCAGATATCTGAAGACGACGAGAGGCTGGGGGAGCAGCTGGAGGCCATCAACTTGTCCGATGGAACGGACGACACGCAGGGAAAAGCCAACGGACAAATGTGA
- the ttll1 gene encoding probable tubulin polyglutamylase TTLL1 isoform X1 — protein sequence MAGKVKWVTDIEKSVLINNFEKREWTQVTENDDWNFYWMSIQTIRNVFSVDTGYRLSDDQMVNHFPNHYELTRKDLMIKNIKRYRKELEKESSPLAEKDENGKYIYLDFVPVTFMLPADYNLFVEEFRKNPSSTWIMKPCGKAQGKGIFLINKLSQIKKWSRDSRTSTFVAAASGKEAYVISLYIDNPLLIGGKKFDLRLYVLVTTYRPLKCYMYKLGFCRFCTVKYTPSTSELDNMFVHLTNVAIQKHGDDYNHVHGGKWTVSNLRLYLESTRGKEVTSRLFDQIHWIVVQSLKAVAPVMNNDKHCFECYGYDIIIDDKLKPWLIEVNASPSLTSSTANDRILKYNLINDTLNIVMPNGEIPDCRWNRSPPREALGNYQVLYDEEQSQSENAERELRSRSGQSLGSKGGKGSAGVRPAAATWK from the exons ATGGCCGGTAAGGTGAAGTGGGTGACAGATATTGAGAAATCTGTGCTCATCAACAACTTTGAGAAGAGGGAATGGACTCAGGTCACAGAAAACGACGACTGGAATTTCTACTG GATGAGCATCCAGACCATCAGAAACGTGTTCAGCGTGGACACCGGCTACCGCCTGTCAGATGACCAGATGGTGAACCACTTCCCCAACCACTATGAGCTGACCAGGAAGGACCTGATGATCAAGAACATCAAACGCTACCGCAAGGAGCTGGAAAAAGAAAGCAGTCCGCTGGCAGAGAAGGACGAGAACgggaaatacatttatttag ATTTTGTCCCTGTGACGTTCATGCTCCCGGCAGATTACAATCTCTTTGTGGAGGAGTTTCGTAAAAACCCGTCCAGCACTTGGATCATGAAGCCCTGTGGGAAGGCGCAGGGCAAAGGCATCTTCCTCATCAACAAACTGTCCCAAATCAAAAAGTGGTCCAGGGACAGCCGCACCTCCAC CTTTGTGGCAGCAGCCAGTGGCAAGGAGGCCTATGTGATCTCGCTGTACATCGACAACCCTCTGCTGATAGGAGGGAAGAAGTTTGACCTGCGTCTGTACGTTCTGGTGACCACATACCGGCCTCTGAAATGCTACAT GTACAAGCTCGGCTTCTGTAGGTTCTGCACAGTGAAGTACACACCCAGCACCAGTGAACTGGACAACATGTTTGTTCACCTCACCAATGTGGCCATCCAAAAACACGGG GATGACTACAACCATGTCCATGGGGGCAAGTGGACGGTCAGTAACCTCCGTTTGTACCTGGAGAGCACCAGAGGGAAGGAGGTGACCAGTCGACTTTTTGACCAGATCCACTGGATCGTAGTGCAGTCGCTCAAGGCCGTGGCT cCTGTCATGAACAACGACAAGCACTGTTTCGAGTGTTACGGGTATGACATCATTATTGATGACAAGCTGAAGCCATGGCTTATAGAG GTCAATGCCTCTCCCTCGCTGACCTCCAGCACAGCCAACGACCGCATCCTGAAGTACAACCTCATCAACGACACTCTCAATATCGTCATGCCCAACGGGGAAATCCCAGACTGCCGCTGGAATCGCAGCCCACCCAGAGAGGCCTTGGGCAACTATCAAGTCCT GTATGACGAGGAGCAGTCGCAGAGCGAGAATGCCGAGCGTGAACTGCGGAGCCGCTCGGGTCAATCCCTGGGGTCAAAAGGCGGCAAGGGGAGTGCAGGCGTTCGTCCTGCTGCTGCAACCTGGAAGTGA
- the bik gene encoding bcl-2-interacting killer translates to MVEQTRQLSRVVTLQAGPGEAGTSSAFDVNFRINDRAARVVGHQLAVIGDQLVREQASRHPNWPLAPLHLLRPAQALTRTIYRDIHSQILGFQSLSAAVKAWIESSVPGQGMLRADAWVSSLKPVTCTGWTRGALVAVAVVAAVTTLGALWVEWKGP, encoded by the exons atggTGGAACAAACGAGACAGCTGAGTCGTGTGGTCACCCTCCAGGCTGGACCTGGTGAGGCAGGGACCAGTTCTGCATTTGACGTGAACTTCAG GATCAATGACAGGGCTGCACGAGTCGTTGGCCACCAGTTGGCTGTAATTGGAGACCAGCTGGTCCGGGAGCAGGCTAGCAGACACCCAAACTGGCCACTAGCTCCTCTCCACCTGCTGAGACCTGCTCAGGCACTCACCAGGACCATCTATCG GGATATCCACAGTCAGATATTGGGCTTCCAGagtctgtctgcagctgtgAAGGCCTGGATAGAGAGCAGTGTGCCTGGGCAGGGGATGCTCAGAGCAGATGCCTGG GTCTCCAGTTTGAAACCAGTAACCTGCACTGGCTGGACCAGAGGAGCACTGGTGGCAGTGGCAGTGGTGGCAGCAGTGACCACATTGGGTGCACTATGGGTGGAATGGAAAGGGCCATGA
- the ttll1 gene encoding probable tubulin polyglutamylase TTLL1 isoform X2: MCRMSIQTIRNVFSVDTGYRLSDDQMVNHFPNHYELTRKDLMIKNIKRYRKELEKESSPLAEKDENGKYIYLDFVPVTFMLPADYNLFVEEFRKNPSSTWIMKPCGKAQGKGIFLINKLSQIKKWSRDSRTSTFVAAASGKEAYVISLYIDNPLLIGGKKFDLRLYVLVTTYRPLKCYMYKLGFCRFCTVKYTPSTSELDNMFVHLTNVAIQKHGDDYNHVHGGKWTVSNLRLYLESTRGKEVTSRLFDQIHWIVVQSLKAVAPVMNNDKHCFECYGYDIIIDDKLKPWLIEVNASPSLTSSTANDRILKYNLINDTLNIVMPNGEIPDCRWNRSPPREALGNYQVLYDEEQSQSENAERELRSRSGQSLGSKGGKGSAGVRPAAATWK; the protein is encoded by the exons ATGTGCAGGATGAGCATCCAGACCATCAGAAACGTGTTCAGCGTGGACACCGGCTACCGCCTGTCAGATGACCAGATGGTGAACCACTTCCCCAACCACTATGAGCTGACCAGGAAGGACCTGATGATCAAGAACATCAAACGCTACCGCAAGGAGCTGGAAAAAGAAAGCAGTCCGCTGGCAGAGAAGGACGAGAACgggaaatacatttatttag ATTTTGTCCCTGTGACGTTCATGCTCCCGGCAGATTACAATCTCTTTGTGGAGGAGTTTCGTAAAAACCCGTCCAGCACTTGGATCATGAAGCCCTGTGGGAAGGCGCAGGGCAAAGGCATCTTCCTCATCAACAAACTGTCCCAAATCAAAAAGTGGTCCAGGGACAGCCGCACCTCCAC CTTTGTGGCAGCAGCCAGTGGCAAGGAGGCCTATGTGATCTCGCTGTACATCGACAACCCTCTGCTGATAGGAGGGAAGAAGTTTGACCTGCGTCTGTACGTTCTGGTGACCACATACCGGCCTCTGAAATGCTACAT GTACAAGCTCGGCTTCTGTAGGTTCTGCACAGTGAAGTACACACCCAGCACCAGTGAACTGGACAACATGTTTGTTCACCTCACCAATGTGGCCATCCAAAAACACGGG GATGACTACAACCATGTCCATGGGGGCAAGTGGACGGTCAGTAACCTCCGTTTGTACCTGGAGAGCACCAGAGGGAAGGAGGTGACCAGTCGACTTTTTGACCAGATCCACTGGATCGTAGTGCAGTCGCTCAAGGCCGTGGCT cCTGTCATGAACAACGACAAGCACTGTTTCGAGTGTTACGGGTATGACATCATTATTGATGACAAGCTGAAGCCATGGCTTATAGAG GTCAATGCCTCTCCCTCGCTGACCTCCAGCACAGCCAACGACCGCATCCTGAAGTACAACCTCATCAACGACACTCTCAATATCGTCATGCCCAACGGGGAAATCCCAGACTGCCGCTGGAATCGCAGCCCACCCAGAGAGGCCTTGGGCAACTATCAAGTCCT GTATGACGAGGAGCAGTCGCAGAGCGAGAATGCCGAGCGTGAACTGCGGAGCCGCTCGGGTCAATCCCTGGGGTCAAAAGGCGGCAAGGGGAGTGCAGGCGTTCGTCCTGCTGCTGCAACCTGGAAGTGA
- the def6c gene encoding differentially expressed in FDCP 6 isoform X1, whose translation MDLRSELLKSIWYAFTSLDVEKCGKVSKSQLKVLSHNLYTVLNIPHDPVALEQHFQDDDDGPVSNHGYMPYLNKYILDKVKEGMFDKEKFDDLCWMMTRKKNFKGVPAGAPLSERDCFKLFCLFNLLSEDRYPLVMIPEELEYLLKKILTAMSQEWDEKPLEDLISQDASVRDEGMSVWSFLEHMIAGRLLRVTSAEAFSLALNEVFLEMYHNVLKRGYMWKKGHVRRNWTERWFVLKPASMAYYVSEVLKDKRGEIMLDKNCVVEPIPDREGKRCMFCVKTHNKTFEMSSSDQRQKVEWTQAIQTALRLLSEGKTSLHQELKLKRRVHREHSQRERSRSSRSSCSSRSSQSDDSNFQELEKMEKDKDRQDLEIESIIQHARELETRRREAEEKERRKQKEVQMELERQLKEAETLRDSMQAEMQEKDREAEQQKKRIHDLELTQRKLEAALHMEIQARLEEERARQELERVLLVEEEKKKQFKLLQEQQRSLKSLSTIQEAPDGITDKVTPSALHSASMELQDLRASRQRSHQRLEEVQERLRNASQHVRHWNVQLNRLMTPLSPGERLEHRLSSKFMCPKKEGALASNEFISKFKIRPNQNMQISEDDERLGEQLEAINLSDGTDDTQGKANGQM comes from the exons ATGGACTTACGATCCGAACTCCTCAAGTCCATCTGGTACGCTTTCACATCGCTGGACGTCGAGAAGTGTGGGAAAGTCTCCAAGTCGCAGTTAAAG GTGCTTTCTCACAACCTGTACACAGTGCTGAACATCCCACACGACCCTGTTGCTCTGGAGCAGCACTTCCAGGATGACGATGATGGGCCGGTGTCTAATCATGGCTACATGCCCTACCTCAACAAATACATACTGGACAAG GTCAAAGAGGGGATGTTCGATAAGGAGAAGTTTGACGACCTGTGCTGGATGATGACCAGGAAGAAGAATTTCAAGGGCGTACCAGCGGGGGCGCCGCTTTCTGAAAGAGACTGTTTCAAGCTCTTCTGCTTATTCAACCTCCTGTCTGAGGACCGCTACCCGCTGGTGATGATACCAGAGGAG CTAGAGTACCTCCTCAAGAAAATCTTGACAGCGATGAGCCAGGAGTGGGATGAGAAGCCCTTGGAGGACTTAATATCCCAGGATGCCTCAGTGCGGGACGAGGGCATGTCTGTGTGGAGCTTCCTGGAGCACATGATCGCAGGCCGGCTGCTGAGAGTCACCAGTGCCGAGGccttcagtctggctctgaatGAGGTTTTTCTGGAGATGTATCACAACGTCTTGAAGAGG GGTTATATGTGGAAAAAGGGGCATGTACGAAGGAACTGGACTGAACGCTGGTTTGTGCTGAAGCCTGCATCCATGGCTTACTATGTCAGTGAGGTCCTTAAAGACAAGAGAGGGGAGATCATGCTGGATAAGAACTGTGTGGTAGAG CCTATTCCTGACAGAGAGGGGAAACGCTGCATGTTCTGtgtgaaaacacacaataaaaccTTTGAGATGAGCTCCTCAGACCAGAGACAGAAGGTGGAGTGGACTCaag CTATACAGACCGCACTCCGTCTCCTGAGCGAAGGTAAAACCTCCCTACACCAAGAACTCAAACTGAAGAGGCGGGTCCACAGGGAACACAGCCAACGAGAGCGCTCCAGGAGCTCccgcagcagctgcagcagccgcagcagccaatcagacgaCTCGAATTTCCAAGAGCTGGAGAAGAtggagaaagacaaagacagacaggatCTGGAGATTGAAAGCATCATACAG CATGCACGTGAACTTGAAACCAGaagaagagaggcagaggagaaagagaggaggaaacagaaggAGGTGCAGATGGAGTTGGAGAGACAGCTGAAAGAGGCCGAGACG tTGAGAGACAGCATGCAGGCCGAGATGCAGGAGAAGGACAGAGAGGctgagcagcagaagaagaggatcCATGATTTGGAGCTGACGCAGCGGAAACTCGAAGCTGCTCTCCACATGGAGATCCAGGCtcggctggaggaggagagagcgagACAGGAGCTGGAgag GGTGTTGCtcgtggaggaggagaagaagaagcagttcAAGCTcctgcaggagcagcagagatccCTGAAGAGCCTCAGCACCATACAGGAGGCTCCGGACGGCATCACAGACAAGGTCACCCCCTCAGCACTTCACTCAGCCTCCATGGAACTTCAGGACCTGCGGGCATCACGCCAGAGGAGCCACCAGCGCCTGGAG GAAGTacaagagaggctgaggaatgCCAGTCAACATGTGCGGCACTGGAACGTCCAGCTGAACCGTCTGATGACACCCCTCTCTCCTGGAG aaCGTTTGGAACATCGCCTATCATCAAAATTCATGTGTCCCAAAAAGGAAGGAGCACTGGCGAGTAATGAGTTTATCTCTAAGTTCAAGATAAGACCCAATCAGAACATGCAGATATCTGAAGACGACGAGAGGCTGGGGGAGCAGCTGGAGGCCATCAACTTGTCCGATGGAACGGACGACACGCAGGGAAAAGCCAACGGACAAATGTGA
- the mcat gene encoding malonyl-CoA-acyl carrier protein transacylase, mitochondrial, producing MLAAAASRGKVRSLFSLSRRLSSSQSGSPDETQHPLPDSEPEQKLRPRKDPSGCSVFLFPGQGSQFMGMGSGLLKYPNVKEMFTVAQKILGYDLLSLCLEGPEEELMKTVHCQPAVFVTSLAAMERLNQENPKAIETCVGAAGFSVGEFAALVFSGAMNFAEALYVVKVRAEAMQKASELVPSGMLSVIGRPQAQYKNACLQAKEHCKSLGMEEPVCSVANYLFPDGRVIAGHQQALDFLQKNSRRLQFMRTKPLPVSGAFHTELMQTATEPLREVLRQVEICRPEINVYSNVDGKRYMSESHMRRQLVKQLVSPVKWEQTLHEIFERAQGTKFPHTYELGPGRQLGATLQKCNRKAYTNYTHVEATTHED from the exons ATGttggcagcagcagcctccagaGGGAAGGTCAGGTCCCTGTTCTCTTTGAGCAGGAGACTGTCCAGCAGCCAGTCTGGCTCACCGGACGAAACCCAGCACCCTCTCCCGGACAGCGAGCCTGAGCAGAAGTTGAGACCCAGAAAGGACCCCAGTGGCTGCTCCGTCTTCCTCTTTCCCGGCCAGGGGAGCCAGTTCATGGGCATGGGAAGTGGACTTTTGAAATACCCCAATGTGAAAGAGATGTTCACGGTGGCTCAGAAGATCCTCGGGTACGACCTGCTGTCTCTGTGCCTGGAGGGACCCGAGGAGGAGCTGATGAAGACGGTCCACTGTCAGCCGGCGGTGTTCGTCACATCACTGGCTGCGATGGAGAGGCTCAACCAGGAGAACCCAAAG GCCATTGAAACCTGTGTCGGTGCTGCAGGTTTCAGCGTTGGAGAATTTGCAGCCCTTGTTTTTTCTGGTGCCATGAACTTTGCAGAag CTTTGTATGTAGTAAAAGTGCGAGCAGAGGCCATGCAGAAAGCCTCTGAGCTGGTTCCCAGTGGGATGCTCTCAGTCATCGGGAGACCCCAGGCTCAGTACAAAAACGCCTGTCTCCAGGCTAAAGAGCACTGCAAGAGCCTGGGCATGGAGGAGCCGGTCTGCTCTGTGGCTAACTATCTATTCCCTGATGGCAGGGTCATTGCAGGACACCAGCAG GCTTTGGATTTCCTCCAGAAAAACTCAAGACGCCTCCAGTTCATGAGGACCAAACCTCTTCCTGTGAGCGGGGCGTTTCACACTGAGCTGATGCAGACAGCTACTGAACCTCTCAGAGAGGTGCTCCGACAGGTGGAG ATCTGTCGCCCAGAGATCAACGTGTACTCCAACGTGGACGGCAAACGCTACATGAGCGAGAGCCACATGCGCAGGCAGCTGGTGAAGCAGTTGGTGTCGCCGGTGAAGTGGGAGCAGACTCTGCACGAGATCTTCGAGAGGGCGCAGGGGACCAAGTTCCCTCACACCTACGAGCTGGGCCCGGGGAGGCAGCTCGGTGCCACGCTGCAGAAGTGTAACAGGAAGGCCTATACAAATTACACACATGTGGAAGCCACCACCCATGAGGACtga